GTCAGCCGGCGGCGTGTCGCCGCGCGTCGTGAGTTCCCACAGTGGCTCGTTCATCACTTCGACAAACTTGGGCTTCTCTTTGGGCCCTTCTGCGTACATCTGTGCGAGGTAGCGACCCATGAAGTCGCCCGTCGCCGTGCCGAGCGGCTCGTCGGCAGTGTCGGTGGTGGAGATGGTCCAACCCGAGTCCATTTCGGTCTTTCCATCCGGCCAGAAAGGATGGACTTGGGCCCCGACGATGACCTCACTGCGATGGGCGTAGCGCTCCAGATACGGATTAGCGAGGTCCCCTTCGCGCCAGTCCTCGACGAGCTGCGCGATTGAATCCGGATCGACGAAGCCGGGCCGATCCGGGTCCTCCTCAGAGCTTCGCAGCGTGCCACTGATCCGACCGGTCTCCCGCCCGAAGTAGACGTCGAGGTCTTCAAGCAGGTACTCGAGCTTGTCTGGCTCGCTCGTCCAGTCGCTCTCGGAGGTGCTGCCGTGAAGCGAGAGGAAGACCGAGCGGTCGAGCACGCTGACGCCGCCGACTTCATGGCGTGTGGTCCAATCGATCTCGACCGTCGACTGGCCCGACGCGACGGCCGAGAGCAGGAGGCACGGAATGGCAACGAGTCGGTACATGGCTGGTGCTCTAGGACTCGCTAGTTCGACTCGCTGCGGGTGTGCGACTCGAAGACGACGGTCGCCACCCGCCCGCCGTCGTCGGGGAAGACCAGCTCGACGTTGAGCGTCTCGCCGATGGCTTCGCTCGGGACAGGAAACTCGAGCATGCCGAAGAAGTCCGTCCGGCCGACCTGATCGTCGCCGGCCCAATCCGTCGGTGCTTCAAGCTCGACGCCGTTCACAGTGACGGTTGCGCTCAATGAGCGCTCCTTCGCACGCCCGATCGAGACGCGAAGGATGCCGTTCTGCGCATCCGTCGGGACGCCCGAAAGCGTGAATGCCACCGGCTTGTTGGCTTCGATCGTGTGCAGGTAGGAGTCTGCGTAGTAGCGCTCTTGCAGCAGCTCTTGCCGAACGCCGATGGCCTCGCGGAAATCGACGAGGAGCATCACGCCCTCTGATGGCCGGAGCGTCATGGTTGCTGGCAGTTCGAGCAGCGTCGACTCGGCAAAGCTGGCGACGTCGCCGTCCGTCTCGAGCGAACGCTTGCGGATTCGCGCGATCGGCAAGTCGTCCAGACCGTTGAGATCCACCTCGCGCGGCTCGCTCTCCAGATTCGCCAAGGCGATGTACATCCGCATGTCGTCGGCGAAAACCTGGACGCGGATGTCCGGGTCATCGGTCGTCGCCCAGCGGTACTCGCCCGTCACGTCACGCCACAGCTCGTACCAGAGCGGCACCTCGGTCAGCACGCTGTTCTCGCCGGCCTGCCGCCACATGATGAAGGTGTAAGGCTGCTCGAAGTCGTTGTTCTTGTACGACCACATCGCACGGGTCAGCAGGAATGGAACCGTCTTGGTGATCCGGTCCGGGTGATCCATGAACGTCATGACTTGTCCGTTGACCGATCCGAGCAGCTGCGCAACGCGAGGCGGGTTGTACGGCCCGACCGAATCGCCCGGGCCGCCAGTCGTGATGCGGCCGTGCTCGGTGATTTGCAGCGGCTTTTCCTCACCCAGGGCGAGGATCGGATACGTCGTCATGAGGTCGAGAATGGCCTCAGAGTTGCTGCCCGTCCGATTCGCATCCACGCCCCCCGCATTGGAGCCGTCGTAGATGTGATAGCTGAGGAAATCCATCTCGGCACCGGCGATGTCGATGAACGTCTTCATCCAGCCGTTCCAGTGGTCGAAGTCGCGTGCTTCAACCTCCATCCAGGCCGCGCTGTACCCGCCGACCTGGACGTCGGGCGTGAGTTCCCTGATTCGCCTGGCCGTGACGATGTGCTGCTGCGAGACGTCCTCGACCGTGGTACCGAGCTTGGCAATCTTGATGAACGGCTCGTTGAAGACCTCGAGGTACTTCGGCCGCATTTCCGGC
This portion of the Planctomycetota bacterium genome encodes:
- a CDS encoding beta-agarase encodes the protein MKSSLFTASVLTLSTIATAAEPAVVTIEPSVRRNIGGVTELDRKQFLTIHASARDGDLTEEEVRWLTDHLQVSYGRDGGVQTGMMSLVPSDPLNPDMPNVEWMRQRGAEVILERQADPTYVAEHWRDVVLCTHPEYMFAVPDNDFTSWGPRTHEAAAEFTAQHLKHFYTPEMRPKYLEVFNEPFIKIAKLGTTVEDVSQQHIVTARRIRELTPDVQVGGYSAAWMEVEARDFDHWNGWMKTFIDIAGAEMDFLSYHIYDGSNAGGVDANRTGSNSEAILDLMTTYPILALGEEKPLQITEHGRITTGGPGDSVGPYNPPRVAQLLGSVNGQVMTFMDHPDRITKTVPFLLTRAMWSYKNNDFEQPYTFIMWRQAGENSVLTEVPLWYELWRDVTGEYRWATTDDPDIRVQVFADDMRMYIALANLESEPREVDLNGLDDLPIARIRKRSLETDGDVASFAESTLLELPATMTLRPSEGVMLLVDFREAIGVRQELLQERYYADSYLHTIEANKPVAFTLSGVPTDAQNGILRVSIGRAKERSLSATVTVNGVELEAPTDWAGDDQVGRTDFFGMLEFPVPSEAIGETLNVELVFPDDGGRVATVVFESHTRSESN